Proteins encoded together in one Persephonella sp. window:
- the hemE gene encoding uroporphyrinogen decarboxylase, translating to MDKPKNDLLIRAAHREPIERTPIWLMRQAGRYMPEYRALRQKAGSFMNFYKNVELSVEATILPYKILGVDASIIFSDILTPLESIGMKFEFREGEGPVFLNPIEAPDDILKLKKFDPKDVYYVGEIIKGVNQALNRAIPTIGFCGAPFTLAAYMIEGRTSRDFKKAKSFMYNHPDAFKELLDKLSDMLIKYLNFQIESGADAVQIFDSWGGYLSPDDYREFALPPIKKIIKEIKRDYQPVIHFTRGVAGFFDDMITSGADVYSVDWMIDLTDVKKKLNGKAAAQGNLDPIVLYADKEVIKEKAVAILNKWGEDTGHIFNLGHGLMPDMEVEKVKYLVKVVQEESRR from the coding sequence ATGGATAAACCTAAAAATGATTTGCTAATAAGGGCAGCACATAGAGAACCTATAGAAAGGACACCTATATGGCTTATGAGACAGGCAGGCAGATATATGCCTGAATACAGGGCATTACGCCAAAAGGCCGGTAGTTTTATGAATTTTTATAAAAATGTTGAGCTATCAGTTGAGGCAACAATTCTGCCCTATAAAATTTTGGGAGTTGATGCTTCAATAATATTTTCAGATATACTTACTCCCCTTGAAAGTATCGGAATGAAATTTGAGTTTAGGGAAGGGGAAGGACCTGTATTTTTAAATCCTATTGAAGCTCCGGATGATATCCTAAAGCTTAAAAAATTTGACCCTAAGGACGTTTATTATGTGGGGGAAATAATAAAAGGAGTTAATCAGGCTTTAAATAGGGCTATACCGACTATAGGCTTTTGTGGTGCACCGTTTACCCTTGCAGCCTATATGATAGAAGGAAGAACCTCAAGGGATTTTAAAAAGGCAAAATCTTTTATGTATAACCATCCAGATGCATTTAAAGAGTTGTTAGACAAGCTATCAGATATGCTTATTAAATATCTAAACTTCCAGATCGAAAGCGGTGCCGATGCTGTCCAGATTTTTGATAGCTGGGGTGGTTATCTATCTCCTGATGATTATAGAGAGTTTGCACTGCCTCCTATAAAGAAAATCATAAAAGAGATAAAGAGGGATTATCAGCCTGTTATACATTTTACAAGGGGGGTTGCTGGATTTTTTGATGATATGATTACCTCTGGAGCAGATGTTTATAGCGTTGATTGGATGATTGACCTTACGGATGTAAAGAAAAAATTAAACGGGAAAGCTGCAGCTCAGGGCAATCTTGACCCTATTGTCCTTTATGCAGATAAAGAGGTAATAAAAGAAAAAGCTGTGGCTATTTTAAACAAATGGGGCGAGGATACAGGACATATATTCAATCTGGGGCACGGGCTAATGCCTGATATGGAGGTAGAAAAGGTTAAGTATCTGGTTAAAGTAGTTCAGGAAGAAAGCCGAAGGTAA
- a CDS encoding GGDEF domain-containing phosphodiesterase: MLKALEDCLRIDFNLEDVRIFPKEKIFSYQEYKKLPLDNKYILAIKGNIPYKKAHYFLETARELFNKLKQAEESIRKLHIFQEEVDIVIKSSELFFSEGNIENFFLFLKDKKIALIENGKIILNTGIDKFTIDTSIIKLRKIKEFSSPFKEGEIYGVEFGVYQLIVQDEKEKLDEFSKKIIKTRLLWLDKLFKERNEYLIDELTGLYTRKKFFYDLKRNYNKSAIFINLKQFWLINSIYGIELGDEFLRRFGQLLKKLAHSEDVYRIYGEKFAVVFDNPEEAIDFRELLLSKVSQGIKLYNEKLSIYFEIKPEVSTVIIFSLNELSVEEVMITFKGKYTGNRNHSILEIDILPKLKKEKEIIKLLEKAISEKKIISHYQKIQNLQDKDDFYFESLIRIDNGKDLLYPAQFLDISRMHGFYPKLSELLLEKVIQDSKKTGKKFSINIEVLDILRKDFLDFVKGLVQEHKIDTGNIIFELTENEDFVKVVEDKKDIFFKLRDMNICFAIDDFGKGYSNFNYLTILPISIVKIDGSLISKISTDNKALLIVENINSIAHGLGIKTVAEFVSNEQIYHLVKNIGIDYAQGFYISKPLPLSRII; the protein is encoded by the coding sequence ATGTTAAAGGCTTTAGAAGACTGTTTAAGAATTGATTTCAATTTGGAGGATGTTAGGATATTTCCTAAAGAAAAAATATTTTCTTATCAAGAATATAAAAAATTACCTCTCGATAATAAATATATTTTGGCAATAAAAGGAAATATTCCTTACAAAAAAGCCCATTATTTTCTTGAAACAGCAAGAGAACTATTTAATAAGCTAAAACAAGCTGAAGAGTCTATAAGAAAATTACATATATTTCAAGAAGAAGTTGATATAGTTATAAAATCAAGCGAATTATTTTTCTCTGAGGGAAATATAGAGAACTTTTTTCTTTTTTTAAAAGACAAAAAAATAGCTTTGATTGAAAATGGAAAAATAATTTTAAACACAGGAATAGATAAATTCACAATAGATACTTCTATTATAAAACTGAGAAAAATAAAAGAGTTTTCATCTCCTTTTAAAGAAGGAGAAATTTATGGTGTTGAGTTTGGAGTATATCAACTTATAGTTCAGGACGAGAAAGAAAAATTAGATGAGTTTTCCAAAAAAATAATTAAAACAAGGCTTTTATGGCTTGATAAATTATTTAAAGAAAGAAATGAGTATCTAATTGATGAGTTAACCGGATTATACACAAGGAAAAAGTTTTTTTATGACTTAAAAAGAAATTACAATAAATCAGCTATATTTATAAACCTTAAACAGTTCTGGCTCATCAACAGTATTTATGGAATTGAACTTGGTGATGAATTTTTGAGGCGGTTTGGCCAGCTACTGAAGAAATTGGCACATTCCGAAGATGTTTACCGCATTTACGGGGAAAAATTTGCTGTGGTATTTGATAATCCTGAAGAAGCTATAGATTTTAGAGAGTTACTGTTATCAAAAGTTTCGCAGGGTATAAAACTTTATAATGAAAAACTATCAATTTACTTTGAAATCAAACCGGAAGTATCAACTGTTATTATTTTTTCTTTAAATGAGCTTTCAGTTGAAGAAGTAATGATTACATTTAAAGGAAAATACACCGGCAATCGAAACCACTCTATTTTAGAAATAGATATACTCCCCAAACTAAAAAAAGAAAAAGAGATAATAAAACTTCTGGAAAAAGCAATATCAGAAAAGAAGATAATTTCCCATTATCAGAAAATCCAAAATTTACAGGACAAAGATGATTTTTATTTTGAATCTTTAATAAGAATAGATAATGGGAAAGATTTACTTTATCCAGCTCAGTTTCTTGACATATCCAGAATGCATGGTTTTTATCCAAAACTGAGTGAGTTATTACTGGAAAAGGTAATTCAGGATAGCAAAAAAACAGGCAAAAAGTTTTCTATTAATATTGAAGTTCTGGATATTCTGAGAAAGGATTTTCTGGATTTTGTTAAAGGATTGGTTCAGGAACATAAAATAGATACTGGTAATATTATTTTTGAACTTACAGAAAATGAGGATTTTGTTAAGGTTGTTGAGGATAAAAAGGATATATTTTTTAAGCTTAGGGATATGAATATTTGTTTTGCTATAGATGATTTTGGTAAAGGTTATTCAAATTTTAATTATTTAACAATACTACCTATATCTATTGTAAAAATAGATGGTTCTTTGATAAGTAAAATAAGCACAGATAATAAAGCATTACTAATAGTTGAAAATATCAATTCTATCGCCCATGGATTAGGAATAAAAACTGTGGCGGAATTTGTATCAAATGAACAAATATATCATCTTGTAAAGAATATAGGTATAGACTATGCTCAAGGTTTTTATATATCAAAACCTTTACCTTTAAGTAGAATTATCTAA
- a CDS encoding alcohol dehydrogenase catalytic domain-containing protein, which produces MLALRYYGNRDIRLEDIPIPEVKENEVLIKVTDAGLSQTQVNEFIEGPLIINTQPHPLTGKSIPLIPCQEYGGIVEKVGKNVDPLWIGKQVAVLPLVYCGECEYCKKGKQNLCDKRAYHGLLGLDGGFAEYSVVNVNNIFPVDKKELLTFIEPILVGINTLDLYKRHSGLDSVKNLKVLILGAGAVGLSIAAVWKFFAQANVYINEILNFRKQKAGEAGFKIIEKNELRENSFDVVIDAAGMDPLSPQEALKEGLRYVKKGEFFISVGSYFHPISFVPVYITANEKHVLSSMAYKPRQVDLLPHIIEKINIDFSKFITEIPLKNIIEDGYYRAEVEKESFIRIVVKC; this is translated from the coding sequence ATGCTTGCCCTTAGATACTATGGAAATAGAGATATTAGATTAGAAGATATTCCTATTCCAGAGGTTAAAGAAAACGAAGTATTAATCAAAGTAACTGATGCTGGACTGAGTCAGACTCAGGTCAATGAGTTTATTGAAGGTCCTTTAATCATAAACACACAGCCACACCCATTAACAGGAAAAAGTATTCCCCTTATTCCTTGTCAGGAATATGGAGGTATTGTTGAGAAAGTCGGTAAAAATGTTGACCCTTTATGGATAGGAAAACAAGTTGCTGTCTTACCTCTGGTTTATTGTGGTGAATGCGAGTATTGCAAAAAGGGAAAGCAAAATCTGTGTGATAAGAGGGCATACCATGGTTTATTAGGATTAGATGGTGGTTTTGCAGAATACTCTGTGGTAAATGTGAATAATATATTTCCAGTTGATAAAAAAGAATTACTCACTTTTATTGAACCAATTCTTGTAGGTATAAATACACTTGATTTGTATAAAAGGCATTCAGGGTTAGATTCTGTTAAGAATTTAAAAGTTCTTATACTTGGTGCAGGTGCCGTTGGTCTTTCTATTGCTGCTGTTTGGAAATTTTTTGCACAGGCAAATGTTTATATAAATGAGATATTAAACTTCAGAAAACAAAAAGCAGGAGAAGCCGGATTTAAAATAATAGAAAAAAATGAATTGAGAGAAAATAGCTTTGATGTTGTGATTGATGCTGCAGGGATGGATCCTCTGTCTCCTCAGGAGGCTTTAAAAGAAGGCTTAAGATACGTCAAAAAAGGAGAATTTTTTATAAGTGTAGGCTCATATTTTCATCCCATATCTTTCGTCCCTGTATATATAACAGCAAACGAGAAGCATGTTCTTTCATCAATGGCATACAAACCACGGCAAGTAGATTTACTTCCTCATATAATAGAAAAAATAAATATAGACTTTTCAAAATTCATAACAGAAATTCCTTTAAAAAATATTATAGAAGATGGATATTACAGGGCGGAGGTAGAAAAAGAAAGTTTTATCAGGATAGTTGTTAAATGTTAA
- a CDS encoding c-type cytochrome, protein MHNSFLATNKTKAPFIWGLFIYLFFSLTSFALDGKTLFYKYNCSSCHAPDRRVVGPSFLEISKRYGQSQKAIETVAKLIIKPKPEHWPGMAYMPPFDIPFEEAKALAKYVLIDSIKELKNKKNEKKEDVEDIIDEAEQFH, encoded by the coding sequence TTGCACAATTCATTCTTAGCCACAAATAAAACTAAAGCCCCCTTTATTTGGGGGCTTTTTATATATTTATTCTTTTCATTAACTTCATTTGCACTTGATGGTAAAACTTTATTCTACAAGTATAACTGTTCTTCCTGTCATGCCCCTGACAGAAGAGTGGTGGGACCTTCTTTCCTTGAAATCTCTAAAAGATACGGCCAAAGCCAAAAGGCCATAGAAACTGTTGCAAAACTTATTATAAAACCAAAACCTGAACACTGGCCGGGAATGGCTTACATGCCTCCTTTTGATATTCCATTTGAAGAGGCAAAAGCCCTTGCAAAATATGTCCTAATAGATTCTATAAAAGAGTTAAAAAACAAGAAAAATGAGAAAAAAGAAGATGTTGAAGATATAATAGATGAAGCTGAACAGTTTCACTGA
- a CDS encoding c-type cytochrome: protein MKKLVAAATFGLAVAVSAAMAADGKAIFQSKGCTACHQAAVKTVGPSLKQIAQAYNGDEAALIKFLKGEAKPKVLPSMFATMKPQLNTTKQLSDEELKALAQFILSHK, encoded by the coding sequence ATGAAAAAATTAGTTGCAGCGGCTACTTTCGGACTGGCTGTAGCTGTATCAGCAGCAATGGCAGCTGACGGAAAAGCAATTTTCCAAAGCAAAGGATGTACAGCATGCCACCAAGCAGCAGTTAAAACTGTAGGACCATCTTTAAAACAAATTGCTCAAGCTTACAACGGAGATGAAGCTGCTTTAATTAAATTCCTCAAAGGCGAAGCTAAACCAAAAGTATTACCTTCTATGTTCGCTACAATGAAACCACAGCTCAACACAACAAAACAACTTTCTGATGAGGAACTTAAAGCTCTTGCACAATTCATTCTTAGCCACAAATAA